A region from the Fusarium graminearum PH-1 chromosome 4, whole genome shotgun sequence genome encodes:
- a CDS encoding ATP-dependent RNA helicase DED1 translates to MADQINMGGLSLNEGGHQGPPQGRSYIPPHMRGRGGPPPAGPQAGGPPVMNGGPPAAAPGPNGIGNSAWANQNYGARQNNWSNDVPTYQGNNNRRGGWGGRGGGYSGGGNFDGHSGGGGAPTARGSGDGQWRDGKHIPGPANPRVERELFGVTAEDPSKQHTGINFEKYDDIPVEASGTDVPEPVHQFTTPPLDEHLCRNIELAHYKVPTPVQKYSIPIVSGGRDLMACAQTGSGKTGGFLFPILSQAFINGPSAVPANAAGQFGRQRKAYPTSLILAPTRELVSQIFDESRKFAYRSWVRPCVVYGGADIGSQLRQIERGCDLLVATPGRLVDLIERGRISLQNIKYLVLDEADRMLDMGFEPQIRRIVEGEDMPQVQDRQTLMFSATFPRDIQMLARDFLKDYIFLSVGRVGSTSENITQKVEYVEDVDKRSVLLDILHSHANGLTLIFVETKRMADSLSDFLINQNFPATSIHGDRTQRERERALEFFRNGRCPILVATAVAARGLDIPHVTHVINYDLPTDVDDYVHRIGRTGRAGNTGIATAFFNRGNRGIVRELMDLLKEANQEVPAFLETIARESSFGGGGRGGRSRGGGGRGGATRDFRKFGGGGFGGNNNGGGGGFNNAGSQGAGFSAGGGGGAGYGGGAGYGGGAGYGGGGYGNPSGPGAQSSWW, encoded by the exons ATGGCTGATCAGATCAATATGGGTGGCCTCTCCCTCAACGAAGGCGGTCATCAAGGCCCTCCCCAGGGTCGATCCTACATTCCTCCTCACATGCGTGGCCGCGGTGGTCCTCCCCCCGCTGGTCCCCAAGCTGGTGGTCCTCCCGTTATGAACGGTGGtcctcctgctgctgctcccgGTCCTAACGGCATCGGCAACAGTGCCTGGGCTAA CCAAAACTACGGCGCCCGCCAAAACAACTGGAGCAACGATGTTCCTACCTACCagggcaacaacaaccgccGAGGCGGCTGGGGCGGTCGAGGTGGTGGCTACAGCGGTGGCGGCAACTTCGACGGTCactctggtggtggtggcgctCCCACTGCCCGCGGATCTGGTGATGGACAATGGCGCGATGGAAAGCACATCCCCGGCCCGGCCAACCCCCGTGTCGAGCGCGAGCTTTTCGGTGTTACTGCCGAGGACCCTTCCAAGCAACACACTGGTATCAACTTCGAGAAGTACGACGACATCCCTGTTGAGGCTTCCGGTACAGACGTTCCCGAGCCTGTTCACCAGTTCACCACACCTCCTCTGGACGAACACTTGTGCCGCAACATTGAGCTCGCTCACTACAAGGTCCCTACACCCGTTCAGAAGTACTCGATCCCTATCGTTAGCGGCGGTCGTGATCTGATGGCTTGTGCCCAGACCGGTTCCGGAAAGACTGGTGGTTTCTTGTTCCCTATCCTCTCTCAGGCTTTCATCAACGGACCTTCTGCCGTGCCCGCTAATGCCGCCGGTCAGTTTGGTCGCCAGCGCAAGGCTTACCCCACCTCTTTGATTCTTGCCCCTACCCGTGAGCTTGTGTCTCAGATCTTTGACGAGTCCCGCAAGTTCGCCTACCGTTCTTGGGTGCGACCTTGTGTCGTTTACGGTGGTGCCGACATTGGCTCTCAGCTCCGACAGATCGAGCGTGGCTGTGATCTGCTTGTCGCTACTCCCGGTCGATTGGTGGACCTCATAGAGCGAGGTCGCATCTCCCTCCAGAACATCAAGTACCTCGTGCTCGATGAGGCCGATCGCATGCTGGACATGGGTTTCGAGCCCCAGATTCGCCGCATTGTCGAAGGCGAAGACATGCCCCAGGTTCAGGACCGCCAGACCCTCATGTTCTCAGCCACCTTCCCCCGCGACATCCAGATGCTTGCCCGCGATTTCCTCAAGGACTATATCTTCCTTTCCGTCGGTCGTGTCGGTTCCACCTCTGAGAACATTACTCAGAAGGTTGAGTACGTcgaggatgttgacaagCGATCCGTCCTTCTGGACATTCTCCACTCCCACGCCAACGGTCTCACCCTAATCTTTGTTGAGACCAAGCGCATGGCTGATTCGCTCTCCGacttcctcatcaaccagaACTTCCCTGCTACCTCCATTCACGGTGACCGTACTCAGCGTGAGCGTGAGCGTGCTCTCGAGTTCTTCCGTAACGGTCGATGCCCCATCCTGGTTGCTACTGCTGTTGCCGCTCGAGGTCTGGATATCCCTCACGTCACTCACGTCATCAACTACGATCTCCCTACCGATGTCGACGACTACGTCCATCGTATTGGTCGTACTGGTCGTGCCGGAAACACTGGTATTGCCACTGCATTCTTCAACCGTGGCAACCGCGGAATTGTTCGTGAGCTTATGGACTTGCTCAAGGAAGCTAACCAAGAGGTCCCTGCTTTCCTCGAGACCATCGCCCGTGAGTCTTCCTTCGGTGGAGGAGGCCGTGGTGGTCGCTCCCGTGGCGGCGGTGGTCGCGGTGGTGCCACTCGTGATTTCCGAAAGtttggcggcggcggcttcGGTGGTAACAACAacggcggcggtggtggcttcaacaacGCTGGATCTCAGGGTGCTGGCTTCagcgctggtggtggtggtggcgctGGCTACGGCGGAGGTGCTGGTTACGGTGGCGGAGCTGGCTATGGCGGCGGTGGTTACGGCAACCCCAGCGGCCCTGGTGCTCAGTCGTCTTGGTGGTAA